The following proteins are co-located in the Schistocerca nitens isolate TAMUIC-IGC-003100 chromosome 2, iqSchNite1.1, whole genome shotgun sequence genome:
- the LOC126235430 gene encoding uncharacterized protein LOC126235430, translating into MLTYIAIDMSSAAKFLLTLGICYCTGMQRLFSYDQELRSVDIHLMAKDKRKGKLLGGVVLTVSGAAALGVVATIDPHRNGPLQYLAVSFLLSFDCLITLQFVLLVLELWVRFRSLNANLLEELPAPVEILPAPVARSPPEPGRLRQLLGAYAALRRAAGFLQGHFGLPVAFSVAHSLCCCTASSYELLLVQMRSRWVSRLPLSPSPANSAMWLTYHWLKLTTMALSCAALKEEASATGDHLLKASVLYERRRPELEGFLRLATYGQPLSFSASGFLTVDRRLLVSALAILVTYLVILGQFTPRQ; encoded by the coding sequence ATGCTAACATATATAGCTATAGATATGTCATCAGCTGCCAAGTTTCTGTTGACTTTGGGGATATGCTACTGCACTGGTATGCAGCGGCTATTCTCGTATGATCAAGAGCTCAGATCTGTGGACATCCATCTGATGGCGAAGGACAAGAGAAAGGGGAAGCTGTTGGGAGGTGTAGTTCTGACGGTGAGTGGAGCAGCGGCTTTAGGCGTGGTGGCCACCATTGATCCGCACCGTAACGGACCGCTTCAGTATCTGGCGGTCTCGTTCTTGTTGTCGTTCGACTGCCTCATCACGCTGCAGTTTGTCCTGCTGGTGCTCGAGCTGTGGGTGAGATTTCGGTCCCTGAACGCGAACCTCCTGGAGGAGCTCCCGGCGCCCGTCGAGATCCTACCAGCGCCAGTGGCGCGGTCACCTCCAGAGCCCGGAAGGCTCCGCCAGCTGCTGGGAGCGTATGCGGCGCTGAGGCGCGCAGCCGGCTTCCTCCAGGGCCACTTTGGACTGCCAGTTGCTTTCAGCGTGGCACATTCCCTGTGCTGCTGCACAGCCAGCTCCTACGAGCTGCTGCTGGTGCAGATGAGATCGCGCTGGGTATCGCGGCTGCCTCTCAGCCCATCGCCAGCCAACTCAGCCATGTGGCTGACCTACCACTGGCTCAAGCTGACCACTATGGCCCTATCGTGTGCAGCGCTCAAAGAAGAAGCGTCGGCCACTGGCGATCACCTCTTGAAGGCGTCTGTATTATATGAGCGTCGTCGCCCTGAACTGGAGGGGTTCCTACGGTTGGCCACCTATGGCCAGCCGCTGTCCTTCAGTGCTTCTGGATTCCTCACCGTCGACCGAAGGCTACTGGTCTCTGCCCTGGCCATCCTCGTTACCTACCTCGTCATCCTCGGGCAGTTCACCCCTAGACAATGA